The following coding sequences are from one Candidatus Kapaibacterium sp. window:
- a CDS encoding Rrf2 family transcriptional regulator has protein sequence MSKKTEYAILAMQYLAEKSGEPVSAKEIATSLGISFEFLSKSLQSLMKSGLVNSQQGIKGGYHLVGTPDVISVMDIIQAVSENVGIVECMTDSDCVRSCSCELKDPMSVLQSKVNEVFSQTFLADLANETQNSQFLKNDFKILNGIN, from the coding sequence TTGTCGAAAAAAACTGAATATGCCATACTTGCAATGCAATATCTCGCTGAAAAAAGCGGAGAGCCTGTTTCAGCAAAGGAGATTGCTACAAGTCTCGGAATATCCTTTGAATTTTTATCAAAATCCTTACAAAGTCTAATGAAAAGCGGGCTTGTCAATTCCCAACAAGGAATCAAAGGTGGCTATCATTTGGTAGGCACACCTGATGTGATTTCAGTGATGGATATCATTCAAGCAGTAAGTGAAAATGTAGGAATCGTTGAATGTATGACGGACAGCGATTGCGTCAGAAGTTGCTCATGCGAATTGAAAGACCCAATGTCAGTATTACAATCTAAAGTTAATGAAGTATTTTCGCAGACTTTTCTCGCAGACTTAGCTAACGAAACTCAAAATAGTCAATTTTTAAAAAATGATTTCAAAATTCTCAATGGAATTAATTAG
- the sufC gene encoding Fe-S cluster assembly ATPase SufC, with the protein MALIEIKNLKANIYGNEILHGLNLTINAGEIHAIMGPNGSGKSTLASVLAGKEEFEVTEGTVTFDGIDLLDMSPEDRARAGVFLAFQYPVEIPGVSNANFLKTAINEIRKFRNQDPLDAMDFLQMMKERAKLVEIETSFLSRSVNVGFSGGEKKKNEIFQMAMLEPKFAVLDETDSGLDIDAMKVVANGVNKLKTDNNAFLIITHYQRLLDYIIPDYVHVLSEGRIIKSGGKELAYELEERGYDWVKAEAIA; encoded by the coding sequence ATGGCTTTAATTGAAATAAAAAACTTAAAAGCAAATATTTACGGTAATGAAATCCTTCACGGATTGAATCTAACTATTAATGCCGGCGAAATCCATGCAATTATGGGACCGAACGGTTCCGGAAAAAGCACATTAGCTTCAGTTCTTGCAGGTAAAGAAGAGTTTGAAGTTACGGAAGGCACTGTTACTTTTGATGGCATTGACTTGCTCGATATGTCTCCCGAAGACCGAGCACGTGCAGGTGTTTTCCTTGCGTTCCAATATCCGGTAGAAATTCCGGGTGTCTCAAATGCAAACTTTTTGAAAACTGCTATTAATGAAATTAGAAAATTTCGCAATCAAGACCCACTTGATGCAATGGATTTTCTCCAAATGATGAAAGAACGTGCCAAATTAGTCGAAATCGAGACTTCATTCCTTTCTCGCTCAGTCAATGTTGGTTTTTCCGGCGGTGAAAAGAAAAAGAACGAGATTTTCCAAATGGCAATGCTTGAACCAAAATTCGCTGTACTCGACGAAACTGACTCGGGTCTAGATATAGATGCGATGAAAGTTGTGGCAAATGGAGTGAACAAATTAAAAACTGATAATAATGCTTTTTTGATTATTACCCACTATCAGCGTTTGCTTGATTATATCATTCCTGATTATGTCCATGTATTATCCGAAGGGCGAATCATAAAATCAGGTGGAAAGGAATTAGCTTACGAACTCGAAGAAAGAGGATACGATTGGGTAAAAGCAGAAGCTATCGCATAA
- the sufB gene encoding Fe-S cluster assembly protein SufB, whose translation MSQDVKDDDQLLLENLAKSEYKYGFFSDIEQEFAPKGLNEEIVRFISLKKKEPEFMLNWRLKAFRHWLKMKEPKWQKVNFPQIDYQDAYYYAAPVDKPGLKDLNEVDPDILSIYEKLGIPLNEQKKLQGIAVDAVLDSVSVATTFKDKLNEAGIIFCPISEAVHSHPELVEKYLGSVVPHTDNFFAALNSAVFSDGSFVYIPKGVRCPMELSTYFRINASNTGQFERTLIIAEEGSYVSYLEGCTAPMRDENQLHAAVVELVAHKNAEIKYSTVQNWYPGDKEGKGGIYNFVTKRGICEGANSKISWTQVETGSSITWKYPSCILKGDNSIGEFYSVAMTNNYQQADTGTKMIHIGKNTKSRIVSKGISAGFSENSYRGLVKITKNASKSRNFSQCDSLLLGDKCGAHTFPYLEIQNKSATVEHEATTSKISEDIIFYLNQRGISTEDAVALIVNGYAKEVLNQLPMEFAVEAQKLLAISLEGSVG comes from the coding sequence ATGTCCCAAGATGTTAAAGATGACGACCAACTGTTACTCGAAAACCTTGCAAAAAGTGAATATAAGTATGGATTTTTCTCGGATATAGAACAAGAATTTGCACCCAAAGGCTTAAATGAAGAAATAGTTCGATTCATTTCTCTCAAGAAAAAAGAACCCGAATTTATGCTTAATTGGAGGCTGAAAGCCTTTCGCCATTGGTTGAAAATGAAAGAACCGAAATGGCAAAAAGTCAATTTCCCTCAAATTGATTATCAAGACGCATATTACTATGCGGCTCCGGTTGACAAACCGGGACTAAAAGATTTGAACGAAGTTGACCCTGATATCCTGTCAATATATGAAAAGCTCGGAATTCCGCTCAATGAACAAAAGAAATTGCAAGGAATAGCTGTTGACGCTGTCTTGGATAGTGTCTCCGTAGCTACTACTTTCAAAGATAAACTCAACGAAGCGGGGATAATTTTTTGTCCGATTAGCGAAGCCGTTCATAGCCACCCGGAATTAGTCGAAAAATATCTCGGTAGCGTGGTTCCGCACACAGACAACTTTTTTGCAGCACTAAACTCGGCAGTTTTCTCAGATGGTTCATTTGTATATATTCCCAAAGGCGTACGTTGCCCAATGGAATTATCTACTTATTTCCGAATAAATGCGTCCAATACAGGACAATTTGAGAGAACTCTCATAATTGCCGAAGAAGGCAGTTATGTTAGCTATTTGGAAGGATGTACAGCACCAATGCGTGATGAAAATCAGCTGCACGCCGCAGTGGTAGAGCTTGTTGCTCACAAAAATGCAGAAATCAAGTATTCAACTGTCCAGAATTGGTATCCCGGAGATAAAGAAGGCAAAGGTGGTATCTATAATTTTGTTACTAAACGCGGTATTTGCGAGGGTGCTAATTCCAAAATTTCATGGACTCAAGTCGAGACCGGCTCATCAATTACATGGAAATACCCAAGTTGTATCCTCAAAGGGGATAATTCAATCGGCGAATTCTACTCGGTTGCCATGACAAATAACTATCAGCAAGCTGATACAGGTACAAAGATGATTCATATCGGCAAAAACACCAAAAGTAGAATTGTATCAAAAGGGATTTCGGCAGGATTTAGCGAAAATAGCTATCGCGGATTAGTCAAAATCACCAAAAATGCTTCCAAATCTCGCAATTTTTCACAATGCGATTCGCTACTATTAGGCGATAAATGCGGAGCTCATACATTTCCATATCTCGAAATTCAAAATAAGTCCGCTACGGTCGAACATGAGGCTACAACTTCAAAAATTTCCGAAGACATAATCTTTTATCTTAATCAACGTGGTATCTCGACTGAAGATGCAGTTGCATTGATTGTTAACGGTTATGCTAAAGAAGTGCTGAATCAATTGCCGATGGAATTTGCCGTCGAAGCGCAAAAGTTGCTTGCAATTAGTCTCGAAGGTAGTGTCGGATAA
- a CDS encoding HAMP domain-containing histidine kinase: MKMKIIATLTIIVLFSILSNRQAYSQPIDSSKTVVLENIYVNGTQISDFANGVTISDTDSISVEYKLNTPQSSDNTTPFYFRVKFSNGVDSSIRTTGSPSVSYKNLSERNYVLTIGAFDLQRQWNAVETQLKIIVDNEKAAMYVKIDSLNQHIAGMEAKPDTLVAEEVVTESSFNLEMIVIVLLGSLVIILLLLYISKGKKNDTEKQDTIISEPKGVDLEKHEAVLEENSKLRADISALRGQIDAVLLRAQELAKQNSDLQHMVQKLSKSKMELEDLQKQKDDLFAVIIHDIKNPASLIKSLVELLTSYDLTASEQQEIINDIAQTTSRIVNLSQEVSRIMALESSRMMINFEQVNMNDIINDVFLRNKIAAKNKSIIFTTALQSDLPECMLDPNKIDEVVENLVSNSIKFTQNGGSVKLKSYFDKESVVFEISDNGLGLSQEDLKHTFERGARLSAKPTGGENSTGLGLWIVKKLVDAHHGRVWVKSTLGKGSTFAFSIPLNQDND; this comes from the coding sequence ATGAAAATGAAAATTATTGCGACATTAACTATTATAGTGCTGTTCAGCATATTGTCTAACAGACAAGCGTATAGCCAGCCAATTGATTCGAGTAAAACTGTAGTACTCGAGAACATTTATGTCAATGGGACGCAAATCAGTGATTTTGCCAATGGAGTAACGATAAGCGATACGGACTCCATTTCGGTCGAGTACAAGCTAAATACCCCGCAAAGCAGTGACAATACTACTCCATTTTACTTCAGAGTGAAGTTCAGCAACGGAGTAGATTCATCTATCCGTACAACGGGTTCTCCATCTGTCTCCTACAAAAATCTGTCTGAAAGAAATTACGTTTTGACTATTGGTGCATTCGATTTGCAGAGGCAATGGAATGCAGTTGAAACACAGTTAAAAATTATAGTTGACAATGAAAAAGCTGCGATGTATGTCAAAATTGACTCCTTAAATCAACATATTGCCGGTATGGAAGCAAAACCTGATACTTTAGTCGCTGAAGAGGTCGTTACTGAATCATCTTTCAATCTTGAGATGATTGTAATTGTTCTGCTCGGGTCACTTGTAATCATATTATTGCTACTTTACATTTCAAAAGGGAAAAAGAATGACACAGAAAAGCAGGATACAATTATTAGCGAACCAAAAGGTGTTGATTTAGAAAAACATGAAGCAGTTTTAGAAGAAAATAGCAAACTGAGAGCTGATATATCTGCATTGCGAGGGCAAATTGATGCGGTCTTACTCCGAGCTCAAGAATTAGCAAAACAAAACAGCGATTTGCAACATATGGTTCAAAAGCTCTCTAAGAGCAAAATGGAATTGGAAGACCTGCAAAAACAAAAAGATGACCTTTTTGCAGTTATAATCCACGACATCAAAAATCCGGCTTCACTAATCAAAAGCTTAGTGGAATTGCTGACTTCGTATGATTTGACTGCAAGCGAGCAACAAGAAATCATAAACGATATAGCCCAGACAACTTCAAGAATCGTTAATTTATCACAAGAAGTATCAAGAATCATGGCTCTCGAAAGTAGCAGAATGATGATTAATTTTGAGCAAGTAAATATGAATGATATAATAAATGATGTCTTTTTACGAAACAAGATAGCAGCAAAGAATAAGTCCATTATTTTTACTACTGCATTGCAATCCGACCTACCTGAATGTATGCTCGACCCCAACAAAATTGATGAAGTAGTCGAGAATTTAGTCTCGAATTCCATAAAATTCACCCAAAATGGTGGAAGTGTTAAGTTGAAATCGTATTTTGATAAAGAAAGTGTAGTTTTCGAGATTAGTGACAACGGCTTGGGATTATCACAAGAAGATTTGAAACATACATTTGAGAGAGGTGCCAGACTAAGTGCAAAACCAACAGGTGGTGAAAATTCTACCGGTTTGGGGCTTTGGATTGTCAAAAAATTAGTGGACGCACATCACGGTAGAGTTTGGGTAAAAAGTACACTTGGAAAAGGCTCAACTTTTGCATTTTCGATACCTTTGAACCAAGACAATGATTAA
- the sufD gene encoding Fe-S cluster assembly protein SufD has protein sequence MSTNISTSEFKQKLINQFDSLNGLSAESNRRDALAQFDSYGIPTLKHEHWKYTGLTFLNKHNFDIIKKSEVDSSVAEKFANHPLNEIEAEKIVLVNGFSASQNLKSNQAGVTISRLSDFDDAQKAQISDYYGQSIKLENNPFIALNTAFAQDCIVIKIDKNTVVETPLQIVYLNFADTNAIINNPRLLVIAEEGSQATIIESVHSFGKYASLKNSVSEYYISKNASLEHYRVQDDSELSHTIDFTQVNQESDSHYHNVNVSLGGQFNRNNIHTLLNGENIESNLSGVFITSGNELFDIHSLADHAFPNCVSNENYKGILHGNSTGIFNGKILVRKDAQKTNAYQSNKNVLLSDNASIFTKPELEIYADDVKCSHGATSGALDELSIFYLVSRGIGRKKAEAMILNAIADDIIDLIKHEPLRLHLLERVENKLNQ, from the coding sequence ATGTCAACGAATATTTCAACATCAGAATTTAAACAAAAACTTATAAATCAATTTGATTCACTTAATGGCTTGTCCGCCGAATCAAACAGGCGCGACGCTTTGGCGCAATTTGATTCATACGGTATTCCAACACTCAAGCATGAGCATTGGAAATACACGGGATTGACTTTCTTGAATAAGCACAATTTCGATATTATCAAAAAATCAGAAGTGGATTCTTCTGTAGCTGAGAAATTTGCAAATCATCCTTTGAATGAAATTGAGGCGGAAAAAATTGTTCTTGTGAACGGATTTTCAGCTTCGCAAAATTTGAAATCAAATCAAGCCGGAGTTACAATTTCGCGACTTTCAGATTTTGATGATGCTCAAAAAGCTCAGATATCTGATTATTACGGACAAAGCATCAAATTGGAAAATAATCCTTTTATAGCTTTGAATACTGCTTTTGCACAAGATTGTATTGTAATCAAAATTGATAAAAACACAGTTGTCGAAACTCCTTTGCAAATCGTTTATTTGAATTTTGCCGATACTAATGCAATCATAAATAACCCGCGATTACTCGTAATCGCCGAAGAAGGTTCGCAAGCAACTATTATCGAATCTGTTCACAGTTTTGGCAAGTATGCTTCATTGAAGAACTCAGTTTCCGAATATTACATCTCAAAAAATGCATCCTTGGAACACTACAGAGTCCAAGACGACAGCGAATTGTCGCATACTATAGATTTTACACAAGTCAATCAAGAAAGCGATTCGCATTATCACAATGTAAATGTGTCGCTCGGCGGGCAATTTAACCGAAATAATATTCACACTTTGCTCAACGGCGAAAATATCGAATCTAATCTTTCGGGAGTTTTCATTACTTCCGGAAATGAATTGTTCGACATTCATTCCTTGGCTGACCATGCTTTCCCGAATTGCGTAAGCAACGAAAATTATAAGGGTATTTTGCATGGAAACTCGACAGGAATTTTTAATGGCAAAATCCTTGTCAGAAAAGATGCCCAAAAGACTAACGCATATCAATCGAATAAGAATGTTTTGTTGTCTGATAATGCCTCAATTTTTACAAAACCTGAGCTCGAAATTTATGCAGATGACGTCAAATGTAGTCACGGAGCAACTTCCGGTGCATTGGACGAACTCTCGATATTTTATCTTGTGAGTCGTGGAATTGGTAGGAAAAAAGCTGAAGCAATGATTTTGAATGCAATAGCCGATGATATAATCGACCTAATCAAGCACGAGCCATTGCGATTGCATCTACTCGAAAGAGTCGAAAACAAACTAAATCAATAA